ACTCCTGCATCAGGTCGCGGGCCGCGCGGGCCGCGCGGAGGCGCCGGGCCGGGTGCTGTTGCAGAGCTACGTGCCCGACCATCCGGTCATGCAGGCGCTGGTTTCAGGTGATTTCGGCAGCTTCATGGAGCAGGAGGCCGAGCAGCGCCGCCCCGGCTTCTGGCCGCCTTATGGCAGGCTTGCCGCCGTAATCGTGAGCGCCGAAACACCTGATGCCGCCGAACTGACCGCCCGCGCCCTTGGGCAGAACGCGCCGCGGCTTGATGGCGTGCAGGTGCTGGGCCCGGCCCCGGCACCTCTGGCCATTTTGCGCGGGCGGCACCGCCACCGGCTGCTTTTGCGCGCGCGGCGCAATATTGCGGTGCAGCCCATCATGCGTGAATGGCTCAGCCGCGTGAAACCCGAGCGCGGAGCGCGGATTGACGTGGATATTGATCCGGTCTCGTTCCTGTAAGCAGGACAAAACAGATAAAAGTTTTTGGTGAAGCTTTTTGCAAAAAGCTTCGAAGAACGCCGCCTTTTTTGAAAAAAGGCAGCACCTCGAAAATTCTGTTCTTATTTCTTTACTGCGCCTCGGTGGCATGGGTCATGCCCCGATGCAGCGCCTGCTCCACATCCCGCCCCGCCAGCGACAGGGCCACCGCCTCGGCAATGCGGATGCCATCAATGCCCGCCGAGAGAATGCCCCCGGCATAGCCCGCCCCCTCGCCTGCCGGGAACAGCCCGCGCAGGTTGATACCCTGCCCGTCCACCCCGCGCGGAATGCGCAGCGGGGAGGAAGTGCGTGTTTCCACCCCTGTCATCACCGCATCGCGCATGGAAAAGCCTGCCAGCTTGCTGTCAAAATGCGGCAGCGCCTCGCGCATGGCTGCGATGGCGAAGTCCGGCAGGCAGGTTGCAAGATCGGTCGGTGTCACGCCGGGGCGGTAGGATGGCACGACAGCGCCAAGCGTTGTGGAGGCCACGCCGTCAAGGAAGTCGCCCACCGTCTGCGCCGGTGCGAAATACGCCCCGCCACCGGCCTCGAACGCGCGGCGCTCCCACTCACGCTGGAAGGCGATGCCCGCAAGCGGCCCGCCGGGGTAGTCGCGCTCCGGCGTTACGCCGACCACCAGCCCCGCATTGGCATTGCGCTCGGCGCGGGAATACTGGCTCATACCATTGGTCACCACCTGCCCCACCTCGGATGTTGCGGCCACCACCGTGCCGCCGGGGCACATGCAGAAGGAGTAGACCGCACGCCCGTTGCTGGCATGGTGCACCAGCTTGTAATCCGCAGCCCCCAGCAGCGGCACGGCCTCGGGCTGGCCATAGCGGGCGGTGTTGATGACCGATTGCGGGTGCTCGATGCGCACCCCGATGGAAAACGGCTTGGCCACCATCGCAACGCCTGCCTCGTGCAATGCGCCAAACGTGTCACGCGCGCTATGGCCGATGGCCAGCACCACATGGCTGGCTGCAATCTCATCGCCATCCGCCAGGCGCAGCGCGCGGATGCGCCTGCCCCCTGCGCCATCATCACCGGTCACGAATTCGGTTACGTGCGCGCCAAAGCGGTATTCACCGCCCAGCGCCTCGATCTCGGCGCGGATATGCTCGACCATCGACACGAGGCGGAACGTGCCGATATGCGGACGCGAAAGGTATTCGATCTCGGGCGGGGCGCCCGCGCGCACGAATTCGGCCAGCACCTTGCGGCCATAATGGCGCGGATCGCTGACCTGGCTGTACAGCTTGCCATCGGAGAAGGTACCCGCGCCGCCTTCACCAAACTGCACGTTGCTCTCGGGGTTGAGAATGGATTTGCGCCACAGGGCAAAGGTGTCGACCGTGCGCTCGCGCACCACCTTGCCGCGCTCAAGCACCACGGGGCGCAGGCCCATCTGCGCCAGCACAAGCGCTGCCATCAGCCCGCACGGCCCCGCCCCGATCACCACCGGGCGCGTAAAGCCGGGCCGGGCGGCAAGGGCCGGGCCATCCTCCACCGCAAAACGGTAGGCGGTATCAGGCGTGGGCATGATGTTGCGCGTGCCTGCATGGACGGCAAGCACGGCGGCCTCGTCACGCACGGCGCAGTCCACGGTATAGACCAGCATCACGCGGTGCCGGTGGCGGGCATCATGACCGCGGCGGAAGATGGTGATGGCTTCAATATCCGCCCGCGCCACACCCAGCCGCTCGGCCACCGCCTGTTCCAGTGCGGCTTCGTCATGCGCGATGGGCAGGCGCAGTTCGGTCAGTCGGATCATGGGGCGGGTTTCCGTGGCTGATGGCAGTGCGGGAGCCATATCACGCCGGGGCGCCGCACAGGAATGTGCTAAATGCTGGTGACGCACGGTAACCTTCTGCTAGGAAGGCGGCGATACCCTGCCCCTCACGATCAATATGGATTCAGGCCCCATGGGCGAATGCCAGCACAACCATGGCGCGGATGGCCATGACCACTCCCATGACCATGCCGCCCCGCCAGCGCATGCTCCCGCCTGCAATGGCCACGACCATGCGCATGATGCCCATGCGGGCCACGATCACGCTGACCACGGGCATGATGGCGACTGCGGGCACGACCACGGGCATGGCGGGCTGTTCGGCCACCGCCATGTGCACACGCCGGCCTCCTATGGCCGGGCGTTCGCCATCGGTATTGCACTCAACCTTGTCTATGTGGCGGGCGAGGCAGTGTGGGGCGTGCGCAGCCATGCGCTCTCGCTGCTGGCCGATGCGGGGCATAACCTGTCGGACGTGCTGGCCCTTGGGGCCGCATGGCTGGCCGAGGTGCTCTCGCGCCGCTCGCCCACTGCCAATTTTACCTACGGGCTGCGCCGCTCCTCCATTCTTGCAGCCCTTGGCAATGCCGTGGCCCTGCTTGTGGTGACCGGCGGCATCATGTGGGAGGCCGTGCTGCGGCTGATCCACCCGCACCCGGTGGCAGGCGTTGCGGTGATGGTGGTGGCCGGAATCGGCATTGTGGTGAACGGGCTGACAGCCCTGCTGTTTGCCAGCGGCGGCAGGAAGGACCTCAACCTGCATGGCGCGTTCCTGCACATGGCATCCGACGCGCTGATGTCGCTGGCCGTGGTGGCAGGCGGCGGCCTGATCCTGCTGACCGGCTGGCTGCGCATCGATCCCGTCATCTGCCTTGTGGTGTCGCTGTCCATCATTCTCGCCACATGGTCGCTGCTGCGCGATTCGCTCGACATGGCGCTTGACCGCGTGCCGCGCGGCATCGACCCCGCGGCTGTCGATGCCTTCCTGCGCACGCTGCCCGGTGTGTGCGACCTGCATGACCTGCACATCTGGCCCATCAGCACCACCGAAACCGCGCTCACCGTTCACCTCGTGCGTGAGGCGGGCGAGCAGGGCCACGCCCCTGATGGCCTGCTGAACCGCGCTGCCAGCGAGCTGCAGGCCCGCTTTGGTATTGTTCATCCCACCTTGCAGATCGAGACCCTGACCGATGCCAACCAGTGCATTCTGGCCGAAGCCCACTCCGTCTGATCGCAAGGACACCCTGTTCAGCATGTTCTCCCGTACCGACCCCAAGATCCGCGCGGCCTGGTGCAGCGTTGCCGTAAGCCTCATCGCCCTGGGCATGAAATATGCCGCATGGCGGGTTACAGACAGCATCGCGCTGTATTCCGATGCCATCGAGACCATCATCAACGTGGTCTCCGCCGTGGCCGGGCTGTGGGCGCTGCGGGTGGCGAGCCTGCCGCCCGACCACAACCACACCTATGGTCACTACAAGGCCGAATACCTCTCTGCCGTGGCGGAAGGGGTGCTGGTGGTCATTACCGCCATCACCATCGCGCATGAGGCGTGGATCGGCTTCCAGCACATGCATGCGCCGCAGGATTCGCTGCTGGGTATCGCGCTCAATGGCGGCGCGGGCGTGCTCAACCTGGCGTGGGGGCTGTTCCTGCTGCGGCTGGGACGCGCGCGCCATTCACCCGCTTTGGTGGCCAGCGGGCACCATGTGCTGTCCGATGTCTGGACATCGGCGGTGCTGATCACGGGGTTCGTGCTGATTCCGCTGACCGGCTTCTTGTGGCTCGACCCGCTGCTCGCCGCCCTGATTGCGGTGAACGTGCTGCGCACAGGGTGGGAGATGATGCGCACCTCCATCGCGGGGCTGATGGACGAGGCCCCCAATTCCGAGACACTGGGCGAGATCCGTTCCATCATCTCGCACACCGCCACCGGCGCGATGGAGGCGCATGACATCCGCGCGCGCATCGTGGGTGCCATGACGTTTATCGAGTTTCATCTTGTCGTGCCCGGTGCCATGAGCGTAGAGGAAGCCCACCACATATGCGACCGGGTGGAAGAGGGCCTGCGCGCGGGGCTGGGCGATGCGCTGATCAATATTCATGTCGAGCCCGAGCGCAAGGCCAAGCATACCGGTGTGCTGGTACTACCCTGACCTGGCAGAAAGGGCGGATATTCTGCAAATGACCGCCTGACCTGCGATAAATGCCACCCCTGCCGCGAAACCGGACGGCCTGAACCCGGTTTTACCCGTTTCAGGGCAGTTGCTGAAAGTACGTTACCGGGCATGCGAACCGACCTTACCGAGATACGCCGGAAACACATGCGCCACCTGCGCCGTTCCGCGCGGATCACCACCGAGCAGTGGCGGCGCAAGATCGCGTGCTGGGCTGCAGCCGTGGTAGTGGGCGTGGTGGCGGTGGGCTTTGCCATGGCCGCTGATGCGGCGGCGAGCCTGCGCACGCACATCATCGCGTTCAACCCGTGGCTCATGCTGGTGCTGACACCGGGCGGGCTTGCGCTTTCAACGTGGCTGACGCGCACCTGGTTTCGTGGCGCGCAGGGCAGCGGCATACCGCAGACCATTGCCACGCTGCACCTTGAAAATTTCGCCATTGTCGACCGGCTGCTGTCGCTGCGGGTGGCGGCAGGCAAGATCGTGCTGACCTCGCTGGGGCTGGTGGCGGGCGCGTCCATCGGGCGCGAGGGGCCGAGCGTGCAGATCGGCGCGGCCATCATGCATGCGTGCGGACGGTGGCTCAACCTGTCCACCATCAGCATGCGGCGCGGGCTGATCCTGGCGGGCGGGGCTTCGGGTGTGTCAGCCGCGTTCAACACGCCGCTGGCAGGCATCGTGTTCGCCATCGAGGAGCTCAGCCACTCGTTTGAGCAGCGCACCAGCGGCACCATGCTCACCGGCGTCATCCTGTCGGGTGTGACGGCCATCGCCCTTGTGGGCAATTACAGCTATTTCGGCCACACGGATGTGGTCGTGCCCATTGGCATCAGCTGGATCGCGGTGCCGACCTGCGGCATTCTGGGCGGCATTGGCGGGGGCGTGTTCTCGGCCATTCTCATCCGCGCAACGCGCGGCCTGCCCGGCGGGCTGGGGCGCTTTGCCAAGGGGCGGCCCGTGGCGTTTGCCGCCGTGTGCGGGCTTTTGCTGGCCATACTGGGCATTGCCTCGGGCGGGATCACCTATGGCACCGGCTATTATCAGGCGCATGAAATCATCGATGGGCGGACGCATTATCCCGCCTCGTTCTTCATCCTGAAATTCATCGCCACCATCATCTCCTACTGCTCGGGCATTCCGGGCGGGCTGTTTGCGCCCTCGCTTGCCATCGGGGCCGGGTTTGGCGGCTGGGTGGCGCAGTTCCTGCCGCACACCACGCCGGGTGCCGTGGTACTGCTGGGCACGGTGGCGTATTTCTCCGCCGTGGTGCAGTCACCGCTGACGGCCTCGGTCATTGTCATGGAAATGTGTGACAACCAGCAGGTCACGCTGGCGCTGCTGGCGACGTCGTTCCTGGCCTATGGCGTATCGCGCATGATCTGTTCGCAGCCGCTCTACGCGGCTCTGGCCGAAGCGTTTCTTGATGGCATGGCCTCTGCCCCCAAGCCCCCGCCCGCGATCAGGGCGGCTGCAAAACAATAGAAGTTTTTGGTGAAGCTTTTTTCAAAAAGCTTCGAAGAACGCCGCCTTTTTGAAAAAAGGCGGCACCCAGAAACTTTCATTCGTTTTTCGCCTGTAGCACCCGATCATAGAAGGCCAACCATTGGTTGGTTACGGCCTGCGGCGTAAAGCCTGCCTCGTAATCGCGCGTGCCGCCAGCCGCAATACGCGCGGCAAGGGCGGGATCATCGATCACCGCGCGGATGGCCGTAGCCAGCGCCGGTGCATCATCTATGGGCACCAGCATGCCGTTTTCACCGTTGCGGATATGGGCGCGCGGGCCGTCCGCCGCACAGGCAACCAGCGGCACGCCCGCTGACCAGGCATCGAGAATGACGGTGCCGAACGGCTCATAGCGCGAAGGCAGCACGCACAGGTCGGCTGCCGCCAGCAAGGCCCCCCGATCCGAGCGCCAGCCCAGAAAATGCACCCGATCCGCTACCCCCAGTCGCGCCGCCTGCGCCCCAAGGGCCGCGCGCAGTTCGCCCTCGCCTGCCAGCCATACATGGCAGCGCGGCAGGGTGGGCAGCGCATCAAGCAGGGTTTCCAGCCCCTTGGCCGGGTGCAGGCGCGAAAGCACCAGCAGCACCGGGGCATCGGGCGGCGTATCAAGCGCCTGCCGGGATACCGGCGGCTGTGGTTTGACGGAGGGGAACGTGGGAATATAGGCCACGCGGTCCGCTGGCGCACCACGCGCGACCATAGAGGCCGCCATATCCGCCGTGCAGCCCACAAACCAGTCGCAATGCGCAAACGGGCGCAGGTCCTTGTAATTGCCGAACCAGCCAATCACCGGCACCCCGGTGTCCGCAGGCACGATCTCGGCCGCGCGGCGCAGCCAGCAGTGAATGATGTCGGGCTGCATGTGCCCGATCAGCCGCCGCAGGGCATGCCGGGCGGCAGGACGCAACGGCAGGCGCAGCGGGGCGGTATGCACGTCCATGCCCGCCGCCCGCATGGCGGGCACGCGCGGGGCTGCGGGGTGCATGACCACGCCCTGTTCAAGCCCTGCCTCATGCAGGCTGCACATGACATCGGTGGCATAAAGCTCCGCTCCGCCATTGCCCTTCGCCGCCATGACATGCAGCACCCGCATGCGTTTTCCCGCCCCCTTGCTGCTTTATTTGGCCGACAGGTCGATCACGGCGGCGCGGCCATCTTCCGTACCAAACGCCAGCGCACAGCCATCGGGGCTGAAGGCAAGCGCGGTCACGGCCCCCTCGCCCGCCATGCTGACCGGCAGCAGGCGCTGGGCATTGGTATCGACCATCAGCACCGCGCCATCGGCAAAGCCTGCGGCCACGATGTCATGCACCGGGTGGCAGGCAACATGGGTGCACATGATGCCGGGAATGCCGCCAGCCTCCGCCGGTGGCTTGCCCATCGGGCCGCCACCAAAAAACGGCCACATCACGATGGTGTCCGCCCCGCTGGTCACCAGCCATTTGCCATTGCGCGTAAAGGCCATGGACTGCACCTTCGACGGGTAGCCGCTCATGCGCATGTTGTGCCCATCCGACAGCCGCCAGCCATGCAGTTCCGATTCCTGCATGGAAGTGACCAGCGCCTCGCCAGTGGGATGGATGGCAATGCCGATATGGCTGCCCTTCCATTCCAGCTGACGGGGGTTATCCACCTTGGCCTGCACGAACCACATCGATGCGCCATTGTAGTGCGAGGCCGCGATGCGCTTGCCCTTGGCGTCAAACACGATGCCGCTGACGGTGGAGGGATGTTCGAGCACCTTGAGCGTGTCGCAGCCCGCCGCATCACGCAGTTCGACCTGCTTGCCGGATGCAAAGGCGATCACGCCACCCTTGTCACCCGCCCAGGTGGTGATGTGCTCGATCCAGCGCCGCCCCTTTGCCAGTTCGCTCACGGTGCCATCGGCGGCAATACGGCGCAGGCTATTGTCATCGCCGCCGGTCAGGAAGCCGGTGGGGGCAGCATCGGGGGCGATGGACAGCACCGAGCCGTCATGCACGGTCTGCACATCCCACGCATCCGACCGGCCCCAGTCGGCGCGATTGGCCACCATCACGTCGCCCTCGGCCGTGGCGAAGGCGATCTGCTGGCTGTCACGCGCAATGGCGCAGCCGGTGATCTGGCCTTCAAGCTGGCGCTGCGCCCCCCGGCGTTCGAGCAGCGAGGGGGGCATGGTGTCGTTCATGGTGCCGCTCATTTCGCACGGCAGCTTTCAAAACCGCGACGCAGGCGCGGGCGGTTGAGGTTGCGGCCAATGAAGACAAGGCGCGACACATGCGGCTCGTCCTTCTTCCACGGGCCGATAAAGCCGCCATCGGCCATCATGTGCACTGCCTGAAAGGCGAAGCGCTGGTCTTCGCCCGCATAGTTCAGGATACCCTTGGCGCGCAGGATATCCGCCCCCTGCTCCTGCAGCACGGCCCCGATCCAGGCCTGGAACTTGGCGGCGTCGAGCGGTTCCTCCACTTCAAAGGACATCGACGTCACATCAGCCTCATGCGAATGGCTGGTGTCCTCAAGAAAGTTGGGGGCATGCTCGAGCGCGCGCTGCAGGTCAAAGCCGCCCTGGTCGAGCACGTCAGACAACGGCACGTCGCCGCGCTTCGCGCGGTGGATACGGCACACGGCGTTGATGGAGCGGATGCGCTTTTCAATCGCCTCAAGCCCTGTTTCATCCACAAGATCGACCTTGTTGAGGATGATGACATCGGCAAAGGCGATCTGGTTCACCGCCTCGGGGCTTTCCTCCAGTGTCGGGAGCACGTTGTAGGCGTCGACCACGGTCACCACTGCATCGAGCCGGGTCTTGCCGCGCACGTCTTCATCGACAAAGAAGGTCTGGGCCACGGGGGCGGGGTCGGCAAGGCCGGTGGTCTCGACGATGATGCCGTCAAACTTGGCGCGCCGCTTCATGAGGTTGCCGAGGATGCGGATCAGGTCGCCACGCACGGTGCAGCAGATGCAGCCGTTATTCATCTCGAACACTTCCTCGTCGGCATCGACCACGAGGTCGTTGTCCACGCCCAGCTCGCCAAACTCATTGACCACCACGGCGTATTTGCGGCCATGCTGGGCGGTGAGGATATGGTTGAGCAGCGTGGTCTTGCCTGCGCCGAGGAAGCCCGTCAGCACCGTAACCGGCACGAGGGCGTTCGTAGCTGTGGCGTCAGGTACGGCCTGAACGGTATCGGACATGGAACCTCCAGTGTTTGGGCATGGGCCTTGTGTGCCCAGATATAGGACGGCGCACCGGCCTCTCCCATACCTGCACGGCATAAAAACGCAAAACGCGGCCTCAGATACGGCGGCGCAGGGCTTCGGCCCGCATGTGGGCGCGGCACGCACGGGCATGCTCCATGCCAAAATGCAGCGCCTGCGCCCGCCCGCGCGCGGCAAGGTCCACGCGCAGGGCCGGATCATCCATCAGCCGGGCGATGGTCTGTGCCAGTTCCGGGGCAGTCTGGGGCGGGCAGAGCAGGCCGCCATCGCGCACGACCTCCGGCAGGCCGCCGGTGGATGTCGCGACAAGGGCAGCGCCTGCCGCCATGGCCTCCAGCGCCACAAGGCCAAAGGGCTCGAGCCAGCGGCTGGGCACGACCACGATGGCAGACCGCGCCATGGCGGCCAGCACATCCGCATGCGGCCGGTAGCCCTCAAGCCTGATGCCTGCCCTTCTGGCGCGGGGCAGCAGTTCCGCAATGAAAGGGGTTAAGGGTGCATCGGCACGGAACCGGTCGCCCCCGATCATGTCAAAACGCCAGTGCGGGTAAGCGGGTGCCAGTCGGGCGCAGGCCTCCACAAACAGGTCGGCGCCCTTGGTCTCCACCAGGCGCCCGGCAAACAGCACCTGTGGCGCGCGATCCGGCATGGGCAGCACGCTGGGGGGAATGGCCACCCCGTTGGGCGAGACGCCAACCCACTGCCCAGCCGTGGCAGGCACGCCTTCCATGAAGCGCTGGCGCACCCAGCCGGACACGCAGGCCACGTTCATCCACCGCAGCAGGTTCGCGCGGCGGGCGGGTGTCTCGGTCCCGTTCATGCCATGCGGGTCGTTATGCAGCACCAGCAGCACATGCTGGCCGGGGCGGCTGCGGGCGATATGCAGAGCGATCTCGGGCCGGTTATGCACCTCGACCACCGCGGGCGCGATATCACGCACGATCCGCAGCACGGCGGCGGCATAACGGTGGCGCCGGTTGCCCGGCGGCCACAAACCGGGGCGCACTGCCCGGTATTCATGGCCGGGCAGTAGCGTGGGGCCTTCCACCGGCGCGCCGATGATGACATCATTCGGCCCAGCAAGGGCCGCGACCTGCAGGCCGACCGCGCCCACGGCCCCCGTGCTGAAGCCTTCACGCGCAGGCAGCACCACCGCTACGCGCCAGGGCAGGGTCTCCACGGGGTTCAGGCGATGCCTTCGAAGCGCGCCTGCTGCCACTGCTTTGGCTCCCGGGCGGCAAGCTGGTACCATTCCTCCATGAGCGGATGCGCGCGCACGGCGGTCATGTAGGCCCGTGACTCCGGCGAGGGGCCAACGCCATAAGACAGGAAGCGCGAGACGATGGGCGCGAACATGGCATCCGCCATGCCGAATTTTTCCCCGAACAGGAAATCCCCACCCTTGCCAAAATCCAGCCGCGCCTCTGTCCAGATCGCGTCGATCCGCGCGATATCGGCATCGATATCCGCCGTGGTGCCTGCGGCCAGCGGGCGGTTCTCGCGCCCGGTATTCATGGGCATGGCGGAACGCACGGCGCGAAAGCCTGCATGCATCTCGGCGGCGATGCTGCGGGCATAGGCGCGCGCGCGGACATCGGCAGGCCACAGGCCAGGGGCCTGCTCGGCGCAGTATTCACAGATGGCCAGGCTCTCCCACACGGCGGCGCCGTCATGTTCAAGGTAAGGTACCTTGCCATTGGGCGAGATGGTGCGGATGGCGGGCGTCTCGCCATTATCGGCCAGCGGAATCACCTGCTCGCGCACGTCAAGCCCGGCCAGGCGCACCGCAAGCCACCCGCGCAGCGACCATGATGAATACCGCCGCGTGCCAATGACCAGAATACTGTCGTTCATCATGCCGCCTTTCCTTCGCCTTCGGTCTCGACCCGGCGGATGAACCCGCCACCGAGCACCCGGCTGCCATCATACATCACGCAGGCCTGCCCCGGCGCGGGCACGGCCCCCTCATCAAGCACCACGCGGGCAGCGCCATCGGGCAGCGCCCATACGGTGGCGGCGCGCGCTACCTCGCGCGCGCGGATCTGCACTTCGCAGCGCAGGCCCTGTGGCCCCGGCTGCGGCACCAGCCAGTTCATGTTGCGCAGCACCAGCGTGCGGGCCACGGCGTGGGCACGCGGGCCGATCACCACGCGCCTGCGGGCAGGCTCGATGCCCACCACCATCTGCCGCTCGCCCGCCAGCATGGCGGCATTGCCCAGCCGCTTGCTCTGCCCCACGGTGTAGCGGCTCACGCCTTCATGCTCGCCCACCACCTGACCGGACTGGTCCACGATCTCGCCCGCGCCGGTTATGTCGGGGCGCAGCTTTTCCACCAGGGCGGCGTAGGAACCATCGGTCACGAAACACAGGTCCTGGCTGTCGGGCTTGGCGGCCACGGCCAGGCCAAAGCGCTCGGCCTCGGCGCGGACAGCGGCCTTGTCCGGCATGTCGCCTAATGGAAAGCGCAGGAAATCAAGCTGGTCGCGCGTGGTGGCGAACAGGAACCATGACTGGTCCCGCCCTTCATCAACAGGGCGGTGCATCTCCACCCCATCGGGGCCTTCCACGCGGCGCACGTAATGCCCGGTGGCCATGGCATCGACCCCAAGGTCACGCGCCATGCCCAGAAGATCGGTGAATTTCACGCCCTGGTTGCAGGCCACGCACGGCACCGGGGTCTCGCCGGCAGCATAGGCATTGGCGAAGGTGTCGATCACGCTGTCCTGAAAGCGGCGTTCGGCGTCGATCACGTAATGGGGGATGCCGAGCCTGTCGGCCACGCGGCGGGCATCGTGTATGTCGCGCCCGGCGCAGCACGCGCCCTTTTTCTTGCTCTCGCGGGAATCGTAGAGCTGGAGGGTCGCGCCAATGACCTCGTGCCCTTCGGCCACGAGGCGCGCGGCAACGACGGAACTGTCCACCCCGCCAGACATGGCCACAAGAATACGCATGGGCTCGGTTCCACTTTCCCTAAACAGGCAATGCCCGGAGAACTATCAGCCTCCGGGCACCACACGTCAAACATCATCCTGCCCGCCCGCGCCATAAATCACGCAGACGGCATGGTCCGTCCCGGTCAGGACGTGCTGGGCAGGCGCACCACGAGGCCATCGAGTGCTTCGGTCATCACGATCTGGCAGCCCAGGCGCGAGGTCTTTTCCAGCCCGAAGGCAAGGTCGAGCATGTCTTCCTCATCTTCGGTCGGCGGCGTCAGCTTGGGCGCCCATTCGGGGTCGACCACCACGTGGCAGGTCGCACAGGCCAGCGAGCCTTCGCATGCGCCTTCAAGGTCAACGCCGTTCTTGTGCGCGATTTCCAGAACCGACAGGCCCAGCGGGGCCGCGACTTCGCGGCGGGTGCCATCACGCTCGATGAATACTATATGAGCCATCTTTTCCATCCTGCCTGTGCGTTGCGCCCGTTACAGAGGCGCAGCGCTGCCTTGCGCGCGGCAATGTGCCACCGCGCGACACAGGATCGCCGCCGCGCGATCCACTTCGGCGGGTGAGGTATAGCGTCCGACCGCCAGACGCAAGCCTTCCGCCGCCTGCCCGGCCTCAAGCCCCATTGCACTGAGC
This is a stretch of genomic DNA from Komagataeibacter xylinus. It encodes these proteins:
- a CDS encoding NAD(P)/FAD-dependent oxidoreductase, which codes for MIRLTELRLPIAHDEAALEQAVAERLGVARADIEAITIFRRGHDARHRHRVMLVYTVDCAVRDEAAVLAVHAGTRNIMPTPDTAYRFAVEDGPALAARPGFTRPVVIGAGPCGLMAALVLAQMGLRPVVLERGKVVRERTVDTFALWRKSILNPESNVQFGEGGAGTFSDGKLYSQVSDPRHYGRKVLAEFVRAGAPPEIEYLSRPHIGTFRLVSMVEHIRAEIEALGGEYRFGAHVTEFVTGDDGAGGRRIRALRLADGDEIAASHVVLAIGHSARDTFGALHEAGVAMVAKPFSIGVRIEHPQSVINTARYGQPEAVPLLGAADYKLVHHASNGRAVYSFCMCPGGTVVAATSEVGQVVTNGMSQYSRAERNANAGLVVGVTPERDYPGGPLAGIAFQREWERRAFEAGGGAYFAPAQTVGDFLDGVASTTLGAVVPSYRPGVTPTDLATCLPDFAIAAMREALPHFDSKLAGFSMRDAVMTGVETRTSSPLRIPRGVDGQGINLRGLFPAGEGAGYAGGILSAGIDGIRIAEAVALSLAGRDVEQALHRGMTHATEAQ
- a CDS encoding cation diffusion facilitator family transporter; the encoded protein is MHTPASYGRAFAIGIALNLVYVAGEAVWGVRSHALSLLADAGHNLSDVLALGAAWLAEVLSRRSPTANFTYGLRRSSILAALGNAVALLVVTGGIMWEAVLRLIHPHPVAGVAVMVVAGIGIVVNGLTALLFASGGRKDLNLHGAFLHMASDALMSLAVVAGGGLILLTGWLRIDPVICLVVSLSIILATWSLLRDSLDMALDRVPRGIDPAAVDAFLRTLPGVCDLHDLHIWPISTTETALTVHLVREAGEQGHAPDGLLNRAASELQARFGIVHPTLQIETLTDANQCILAEAHSV
- a CDS encoding cation diffusion facilitator family transporter, producing MFSRTDPKIRAAWCSVAVSLIALGMKYAAWRVTDSIALYSDAIETIINVVSAVAGLWALRVASLPPDHNHTYGHYKAEYLSAVAEGVLVVITAITIAHEAWIGFQHMHAPQDSLLGIALNGGAGVLNLAWGLFLLRLGRARHSPALVASGHHVLSDVWTSAVLITGFVLIPLTGFLWLDPLLAALIAVNVLRTGWEMMRTSIAGLMDEAPNSETLGEIRSIISHTATGAMEAHDIRARIVGAMTFIEFHLVVPGAMSVEEAHHICDRVEEGLRAGLGDALINIHVEPERKAKHTGVLVLP
- a CDS encoding chloride channel protein, with protein sequence MRHLRRSARITTEQWRRKIACWAAAVVVGVVAVGFAMAADAAASLRTHIIAFNPWLMLVLTPGGLALSTWLTRTWFRGAQGSGIPQTIATLHLENFAIVDRLLSLRVAAGKIVLTSLGLVAGASIGREGPSVQIGAAIMHACGRWLNLSTISMRRGLILAGGASGVSAAFNTPLAGIVFAIEELSHSFEQRTSGTMLTGVILSGVTAIALVGNYSYFGHTDVVVPIGISWIAVPTCGILGGIGGGVFSAILIRATRGLPGGLGRFAKGRPVAFAAVCGLLLAILGIASGGITYGTGYYQAHEIIDGRTHYPASFFILKFIATIISYCSGIPGGLFAPSLAIGAGFGGWVAQFLPHTTPGAVVLLGTVAYFSAVVQSPLTASVIVMEMCDNQQVTLALLATSFLAYGVSRMICSQPLYAALAEAFLDGMASAPKPPPAIRAAAKQ
- a CDS encoding glycosyltransferase — protein: MRVLHVMAAKGNGGAELYATDVMCSLHEAGLEQGVVMHPAAPRVPAMRAAGMDVHTAPLRLPLRPAARHALRRLIGHMQPDIIHCWLRRAAEIVPADTGVPVIGWFGNYKDLRPFAHCDWFVGCTADMAASMVARGAPADRVAYIPTFPSVKPQPPVSRQALDTPPDAPVLLVLSRLHPAKGLETLLDALPTLPRCHVWLAGEGELRAALGAQAARLGVADRVHFLGWRSDRGALLAAADLCVLPSRYEPFGTVILDAWSAGVPLVACAADGPRAHIRNGENGMLVPIDDAPALATAIRAVIDDPALAARIAAGGTRDYEAGFTPQAVTNQWLAFYDRVLQAKNE
- a CDS encoding WD40 repeat domain-containing protein codes for the protein MSGTMNDTMPPSLLERRGAQRQLEGQITGCAIARDSQQIAFATAEGDVMVANRADWGRSDAWDVQTVHDGSVLSIAPDAAPTGFLTGGDDNSLRRIAADGTVSELAKGRRWIEHITTWAGDKGGVIAFASGKQVELRDAAGCDTLKVLEHPSTVSGIVFDAKGKRIAASHYNGASMWFVQAKVDNPRQLEWKGSHIGIAIHPTGEALVTSMQESELHGWRLSDGHNMRMSGYPSKVQSMAFTRNGKWLVTSGADTIVMWPFFGGGPMGKPPAEAGGIPGIMCTHVACHPVHDIVAAGFADGAVLMVDTNAQRLLPVSMAGEGAVTALAFSPDGCALAFGTEDGRAAVIDLSAK
- a CDS encoding GTP-binding protein, producing MSDTVQAVPDATATNALVPVTVLTGFLGAGKTTLLNHILTAQHGRKYAVVVNEFGELGVDNDLVVDADEEVFEMNNGCICCTVRGDLIRILGNLMKRRAKFDGIIVETTGLADPAPVAQTFFVDEDVRGKTRLDAVVTVVDAYNVLPTLEESPEAVNQIAFADVIILNKVDLVDETGLEAIEKRIRSINAVCRIHRAKRGDVPLSDVLDQGGFDLQRALEHAPNFLEDTSHSHEADVTSMSFEVEEPLDAAKFQAWIGAVLQEQGADILRAKGILNYAGEDQRFAFQAVHMMADGGFIGPWKKDEPHVSRLVFIGRNLNRPRLRRGFESCRAK